The region TTTTATTTGGACAATATATCAATTGATCCATGTAGCTAACCCCACCACCTAGTGCAATAAGGCTACTTGTTTGCAGTGACATATTAATATCCCTTTATCTCAAGTGCTTGTCTTCAGCTTTCATGGTGCTGAGTTATAAATATAAGCATGTATCTTATCACTTAGGCACACTAATTTTCTTTTGCAAACTTCTTTTGGCATCTTTTGAAAGTTTTCATGCTTGAAATTGgtcaaagatttttttttggttacacatGTTTATGGTCAAAGATTTTGTTGGTTTTCATACATATTTGTACCTTtagattgaaaatgaaaaaaggaTAGGATGAGTTAATTCATTAGTCAATGATTTAAGCATTGACCGACACCAATTGTAAGAAAAAGTGGATCTTATGAATATTTAGATTAAATAACAAAGACTTAGGAGAGGAACCAAACACATGCATGGAGActgtgatttatttattttctattcgCTTAAATTTCCTAGATCCTTCCGGTCCAAATTGTTGAACAAGATAAAGGACTCCACAGATCATTCTATTTGTATATATAGACTTTCTTAGATTAGTGTTGGTTAAAGCAAACACAAGCTAAAATGACAGATTTGAAAGTTCATGGATTTTGGTATAGTCCTTTTACTTTTAGGGTGTTGTGGACCCTAAAGGTGAAGGGTATATCATATGAGTACATTGAGGAAGATAGCTTCAACAAGAGCCTTCAACTTTTTCAATACAACCCAGAGCACAAGAAGACTCCTTTGTTCATTATTCATGCTGGAAAACCAATATGTGAGTCCATCATTGTAGAATACATTGATGAGTTATGGCCACATAATCCACTAGTTCCTGAAGATCCCTATGAGAAAGCTATGACACAGTTTTGGGTTACATATATCGATGACATGGTACATTTTTACTATCTTTGTATTATATCTATATGTATATGTTCACAGTTTTCTGTCACTTTCATTGTAATCATGAATCttgtagcatgtttggatcaacatgttctaaaaatccttgtgtacaATTTTTGAAGTTTCTTGCAGTTTTACGACCACTCTATTGTAGCAATGGCAGTGAAGAGTGAGAGGAGATTATGAAGGACATGTGGGGGCGATTTAGAGGGATTGAGGATCAGTGTTTGGGTGATGACAAGAAATTCCTTGGAGGTGAAACTTTTAACATTGCGGACATAGCTTTTGGGTCATTTGTGAAATTTCTTGTGGCTGTGGGAGATGTGTTTGATGTGAAGATCCTAGAAGCAGAGAGATTCCCTTGTTTACATACATGGTTTACTAATTTCATGGATGTTCCTGTTATCAGATACAACACTCCTGAGCATGAGAAATTGGTGGCTTGTTTGAAGTCTCTGAGAGAACAATTTTTGGAATCTTCCAGAAAATGATATACAAAGCATCTATATCCTTTAGAGAGTCATCTTGAATGTGTGTTAAATGTTACCAATCTCTGTTTGGGTTTTTCTTAATGTATATCTGAAAGAAAGTAATGAATGTTAAGCCATGGGGATTTAGCTATCAATCAACGTGGAGAAGCCATGATGAATCTGTATATTGTATATTTCTTTGACAAATGACTCATACTCAATAAACTATGATGAAGACTAGAATTTCTATACTTTAATTGTAGTGACTAAGCCTaagagaaaataagaaaataaataaaataatgtcTTCCTTTGACATTTGAACTTGCTGAACAAGTTAGATGACGCCATGGATTATTTTACTTCTATATATAGACTTGGAGGTTAGTGTTGGCTAAGGCAAACACAAGCTATTATGGCAGATTTGAAAGTCCATGGATTTTGGTTTAGTCCTTATACTTGGAGGGTAATATGGACCCTGAAGCTAAAGGGTATGCCATATGAGTACATAGAGGAAGATAACTCCAACAAGAGTCCTCAACTTCTTAAATACAACCCAGTTCACAAGAAGGTTCCGGTGCTTGTTCATGCCGGAAAACCCATATGTGAGTCCATGATCATTGTTGAATACATTGATGAGTTATGGTCTCAGAATTCACTGGTTCCTGCTGATCCTTATGAGAAAGCTGTGGCACGGTTTTGGGTTAGATATGTCGAGGACATGGTACACTTTTAGAAACTTCACATCTATAGTTTTTCTTTGTGATCATGAATTCGTATACCATGTTTCgagttatttttcttttgaatcaATTCTGATCCCGAACAACTACTCACATAAGCTTTttcccaaaattgattttgccttCGAAATCAATTGTAAAAAGATTTCTCAACATGCTATTAGTTGCACAAGAATTAATTGATGTTCAATTTACCTTTCAGTTTGAATAATTAAGTCAGCTTACcttgtaatttttttctcaatacAAACATGCTCTAAAAATCctatatatttttgaaagatTTCTGCAGCTGCAGCACAAGTCTTCAGTAACGCTAATGGTAGTGAAGAGCAACAGAGGGTTATAAATGATATATGGCaaggattcagagttattgagGATCAGTGTTTTGGTAACCACAAGAAATATTTTGGTGGTGACACTTTGAACACTCTGGACATAGCTTTTGGGTCTTTTGTGAAAATTCTTGTGGGTCTAGGAGATGTGTTTGAAGTGAAGATGCTACCAGCTGAGAGTTTCCCTCGCTTGCATACATGGTTTAACAATTTCATGGATGTTCCGATCATAAGAGACAATAGCCCTGACCATGAGAAATTGGTGTCTACTTTGAAGTATTTCATGGAAAAAGCTTTGGGATCTTCATCTTCCTAAGAAAACGATATACAAAGCATCTGTATCCTTTAGAGTCATCTTGCGTGTGTGTTCCTTATGTTACCAGTCTCTGTTTGGATTTTTCTTGATGTACAAGCTCAGTTAGAAAACTTACTGTAAATAGAAAATAGTTGTATATCAATTACACAGTTTCTACATTCTGTTTTAGTAGTCAGTTAGTTTGTAACTACTTGGTTGAACTATAAGTAGTTTAGTTAAAGCCACTGGGATTTAGCAAGTGCTAACTGCTAAGGGGCACTCATAATTTAGTTATGGATTTAAATCTTACTAGTACATGAAACTATGCCCTTGTAAAATAATTGTTGGAGCTGAAAATATTACAGTTTAGGATTTGTATGAATATGTTACAGTTGtgatatataaaatattattaaatgcaTCCTTATAAAATATCATTTATGCAGGAATTGAATTTTGTAGTCTTTTGAGCATTCATTCTTTCATCTTTCTACTCTGCATGATACTCTAAGCCACAATACAACTTTAAGGTCTCACCTTTTTGCAGATGCTGATTCACTTGATTTTGAATTGATTGATACATAGGCATGTGGCAATACACTTGCATAGTTGGATTGAGTAAATACTTTCAAATCCATGGGTGAAAGAGAGGTGTGTGATCAGTGCTCAAGGGTAATTGGTTTCTGGGAAGTCTTTTCCATAATATATTGTATTCTGTTAGAGTATGCAATATCCTTGGTCATTACTAGCTGACTATTTATTATGTGAATAGACCCTTAGTTGGTTAGTTTCTGTATTCAGGCTCTAACTAATTCTATATCTGTGAAAGAGCTCAACTTGTACAGGGATTTATATACCCTCATTCTACTGAGTACACATGGATTAATATATTCAAACAACTTATAGGTAGGCCATAAGATACGTACATAAGTTCTATCAAACACTTCTATAAGAACTTATGttataagataaactcaaattTATAACAAAATTGAAATCCATAACTCCATCATACCAATGCCACGTCAGTTAGCCCACTGGCTACAATCCCACCAGTGGCTCTACTTTTATTACTTTCAGACAAGCATCAAGAAAAACCCAAACAAAGACTGGTAGTAAAATAACATAAGGGAATACATATATGAGATGGCTGCTCCAAGCGATATGAAGTAATGCTTTGTATATCATTTTCTGGAAGGTGCCAAAATTTGTTCTCTTAGAGACTTCATCAAAGCCACCAATTTCTCATGCTCAGGGGTGTTGTCTCTGATGACCGGAACATCCATGAAATTGTTAAACCATGTATGCAAACGAGGGAATTTCTCAGCTTCTAGGATCTCCACTTCAACCACATCTCCCATAAACACAAGAAATTTCACAAAAGACCCAAAAGCTATGTCCACAATGTTCAAAGTGTCTCCTCCAAGGAATTTCTTATCACCCAAACACTGATCCTCAATAACTCCGAATCGCTCCCATATATCCTTTATAACCTTCTCTCGCTCTGCACTGCCATTGCTACGAAAGAGTGGTGATGCAACTGCAGAAATCTGTAAAAAACATATAGGATGTTTAGAAAGTATTGAGAAAAAGTTACAAGGTaaacttaattaattaaaactgaAATGTAAATTGAACATTATTGTGTAACTAAAAGCTGCTTGTTTGTAAATTCTTACACAATTTattctaaaatcaaaatcaattctaaagaAGTACTTGTGTAAGTAATTTCTGAATGACAGCATTGATTATGATCCTGACATGTTATGAGCATACATGAtcacaatatatatatagatgctAAGTTTGTAAAAATGTACCATATCCTCGACATATCTAACCCAAAACCGTGCCACAGCTTTCACATGAGGATCAGAAGGAACTAGTGGATTCTGTGTCCATAACTCATCAATGTATTCAACAATGATCATGGATTCACATATGGGTTTTCCATCATGAACGAACACTGGAGTTTTCTTGTGCACTGGGTTGTATTGAAGAAGTTGAGGACTCT is a window of Lotus japonicus ecotype B-129 chromosome 5, LjGifu_v1.2 DNA encoding:
- the LOC130716685 gene encoding probable glutathione S-transferase encodes the protein MADLKLHGFWYSPFTFRVLWTLKLKGIPFEYIEEDRFNKSPQLLQYNPVHKKTPVFVHDGKPICESMIIVEYIDELWTQNPLVPSDPHVKAVARFWVRYVEDMISAVASPLFRSNGSAEREKVIKDIWERFGVIEDQCLGDKKFLGGDTLNIVDIAFGSFVKFLVFMGDVVEVEILEAEKFPRLHTWFNNFMDVPVIRDNTPEHEKLVALMKSLREQILAPSRK
- the LOC130716683 gene encoding glutathione transferase GST 23-like, with translation MADLKVHGFWFSPYTWRVIWTLKLKGMPYEYIEEDNSNKSPQLLKYNPVHKKVPVLVHAGKPICESMIIVEYIDELWSQNSLVPADPYEKAVARFWVRYVEDMISAAAAQVFSNANGSEEQQRVINDIWQGFRVIEDQCFGNHKKYFGGDTLNTLDIAFGSFVKILVGLGDVFEVKMLPAESFPRLHTWFNNFMDVPIIRDNSPDHEKLVSTLKYFMEKALGSSSS